From a single Funiculus sociatus GB2-C1 genomic region:
- a CDS encoding Uma2 family endonuclease has protein sequence MLKYDPLQLPSEEELPCSDDTPVDNELQNLIPNLLGAILAFIWQDRRNWFFAVDMGIYHTTGTNPRIPIVPDGFLSLGVERLKGDKLRLSYIVWKENNVVPVWVLEIVSHTYGGEYDNKATQYAQLGVLYYAIYNPEYSQRDRHDLLEVYRLVDGAYVRQPREPVWMPEIGLGIGREQGTYWGITREWLYWYDQDGRKYPSPEEARQQEAQRRQIAEQRAEQLAAQLRALGIEPDEA, from the coding sequence ATGCTAAAGTACGATCCGCTGCAACTTCCATCAGAGGAAGAACTACCCTGTTCTGACGATACTCCTGTGGATAATGAACTGCAAAATTTAATCCCTAACTTATTAGGAGCGATTTTAGCCTTCATTTGGCAAGACCGCAGAAACTGGTTTTTTGCCGTAGATATGGGAATTTACCATACAACAGGAACTAATCCCAGAATTCCAATTGTTCCCGATGGCTTCCTCAGCTTAGGGGTAGAGCGGTTGAAGGGTGACAAGTTACGCTTGAGTTATATTGTCTGGAAAGAAAACAACGTTGTACCTGTTTGGGTATTAGAAATTGTCTCTCACACTTATGGGGGAGAGTACGACAACAAAGCCACCCAATATGCCCAACTAGGAGTTTTGTACTATGCAATCTACAACCCCGAATACAGCCAGCGCGATAGACACGATCTCTTGGAGGTGTATCGCTTAGTTGATGGAGCTTATGTTCGGCAACCGAGGGAACCTGTGTGGATGCCGGAGATTGGTTTAGGAATTGGGCGGGAACAAGGAACTTATTGGGGAATAACGCGAGAGTGGCTGTACTGGTATGACCAAGATGGGAGGAAGTACCCATCCCCCGAAGAAGCAAGACAGCAGGAGGCTCAACGGCGACAGATAGCTGAACAACGTGCCGAGCAATTGGCAGCACAATTGAGGGCATTAGGGATTGAGCCGGATGAAGCTTGA
- a CDS encoding YgfZ/GcvT domain-containing protein → MPTSTIDGNDAAAIQAVRDSVAVCDRSHWGRIQVSDDDRIRFLHNQTTNNFQSLQPGQGCDTVFVTSTARTIDLTTAYVLEDSVLLLVSPSRRQQLMQLMDRYIFFSDKVQLKDVTADTATFSLIGPGSDALIEKLGAGAIIGKPYASHQLFEDVRVAVGSGLATSGYTLILSAGNREKLWGKIVEAGAVPMSDRVWEHLRIEQGRPAPDFELTEDYNPLEAGLWQTISFEKGCYIGQETIARLNTYKGVKQHLWGVRLSAPTEPGSVITVGEEKVGKLTSYTETEQGSFGLAYIRTKAGGEGLKVQVGESQGELINVPFVTHDYV, encoded by the coding sequence ATGCCAACATCGACAATTGACGGCAATGACGCAGCAGCTATCCAAGCAGTGCGGGACTCTGTTGCTGTGTGCGATCGCTCTCACTGGGGACGCATCCAAGTTTCTGACGATGACCGCATCCGATTTTTGCACAACCAGACTACCAACAACTTCCAGTCACTCCAACCAGGACAAGGCTGCGATACAGTTTTTGTAACATCGACAGCGAGAACTATTGACTTAACCACTGCTTATGTGCTTGAAGATTCTGTGCTGCTGCTGGTTTCACCTTCTCGCCGCCAGCAATTGATGCAGTTAATGGATCGCTACATCTTTTTCTCTGACAAGGTGCAATTAAAGGATGTAACCGCAGATACCGCTACTTTCAGCCTGATTGGGCCAGGAAGTGATGCCCTAATAGAAAAGTTAGGTGCTGGTGCAATTATTGGGAAACCTTATGCCTCGCACCAATTGTTTGAGGATGTGCGGGTTGCTGTAGGTAGCGGTTTGGCAACGTCGGGATATACTCTTATCCTAAGTGCTGGTAATCGCGAGAAGCTGTGGGGAAAAATAGTAGAAGCTGGGGCAGTTCCGATGAGCGATCGCGTCTGGGAACACCTGCGAATCGAACAAGGACGACCTGCGCCTGACTTTGAACTAACCGAAGATTATAATCCCCTAGAAGCTGGCTTATGGCAGACAATCTCTTTTGAGAAAGGCTGCTACATCGGGCAAGAAACAATCGCCCGTTTAAATACTTATAAAGGAGTCAAGCAACACCTTTGGGGAGTGCGACTAAGCGCACCCACAGAACCTGGAAGTGTGATTACCGTGGGAGAGGAAAAAGTCGGCAAACTCACCAGCTACACCGAAACCGAACAAGGTTCCTTTGGATTAGCGTATATCCGCACCAAAGCTGGTGGCGAAGGGCTGAAAGTACAGGTCGGGGAAAGCCAGGGTGAGCTTATTAATGTGCCATTTGTAACTCACGATTACGTGTGA
- a CDS encoding Uma2 family endonuclease, with translation MTKIPTETWVVASWDEYIQAIKDPQLEKAKGYYHNGQLRIEISPVGSDHASDHAIMIFAVNLFATVKSIPLNGQDNCTFRKTGVQESQPDVSYYIAENADVISWRTSIIDLDQYPAPDLVIEIANTSLSDDIGQKRLLYEDLGAAEYWVVDVVNIRIIAFAITSAGGSQRITESQVLPGLAISMLVEALQRSRQENQSLVGAWLLSQFQQ, from the coding sequence ATGACGAAAATACCGACAGAAACTTGGGTTGTAGCCAGTTGGGATGAATACATCCAGGCGATTAAAGATCCACAACTAGAAAAAGCGAAAGGCTATTACCACAATGGACAATTGAGGATAGAAATATCACCTGTAGGTTCTGACCACGCCAGCGATCATGCAATAATGATTTTCGCTGTTAACTTGTTCGCTACTGTTAAAAGTATTCCTCTTAATGGACAAGATAACTGTACCTTCAGAAAAACAGGTGTTCAAGAAAGTCAACCCGATGTGTCTTACTACATTGCTGAAAACGCCGATGTGATTTCTTGGAGAACGTCAATCATCGACTTAGACCAATATCCAGCGCCAGATTTAGTGATTGAAATTGCCAATACTTCGCTATCGGATGATATTGGGCAAAAACGGCTGCTGTACGAAGATTTAGGAGCGGCGGAATATTGGGTAGTGGATGTTGTGAACATCAGAATTATTGCTTTTGCCATCACCTCTGCTGGAGGAAGTCAAAGAATTACTGAGTCTCAGGTGTTGCCGGGATTAGCAATTTCGATGCTAGTGGAAGCTTTGCAGCGCAGTCGTCAAGAAAATCAAAGTTTGGTTGGCGCTTGGCTATTATCCCAATTTCAACAATAA
- a CDS encoding (2Fe-2S) ferredoxin domain-containing protein, whose protein sequence is MFEGNLSPTEVLVCQNRSCRKLGAVKVLAAFQALPVPGVTVTGSQCLGQCGNGPMVMVLPEQVWYSRVHPDEVPAVVERHLRGGQAIASMIYRKLKQ, encoded by the coding sequence ATGTTTGAGGGCAATTTGTCACCCACCGAAGTATTAGTTTGCCAGAACCGCAGTTGTCGCAAGTTGGGTGCGGTTAAGGTTTTGGCAGCTTTTCAGGCACTTCCAGTTCCTGGCGTTACTGTAACTGGTAGTCAATGTCTGGGACAATGCGGCAATGGGCCGATGGTGATGGTGCTTCCGGAACAGGTTTGGTATAGCCGCGTCCATCCCGATGAAGTCCCGGCGGTGGTGGAACGACATCTGCGGGGTGGACAAGCGATCGCATCCATGATTTATCGGAAGCTTAAGCAGTAA